The following proteins are co-located in the Naumovozyma dairenensis CBS 421 chromosome 9, complete genome genome:
- the NDAI0I01730 gene encoding uncharacterized protein, with amino-acid sequence MSMDTKRKWNKYFAYTGDVANYNIEYEDFEYAKHGALVNASFADMVLNNDTKFPAYVCQNAVSNLLIHGVKNDYLVEKYKPFWLIGYSMVNLSYHDYGEEFRSSDLEYMAQLAACLQIWTDKRLWKRFNKNDVDVVRFAHQCGRHEEFKELKDFLMNGRQRFIRKHMDLNKGEMLEDDIKGSADDFYKPLCDHHPLFSYEEIDVADILKDILTSED; translated from the coding sequence ATGTCTATGGACactaaaagaaaatggaataAGTACTTCGCTTACACAGGAGATGTTGCAAATTACAACATTGAATACGAAGATTTCGAGTATGCCAAACATGGTGCATTGGTCAATGCTTCTTTCGCTGATATGGTACTGAACAATGATACAAAATTTCCTGCATATGTTTGCCAGAATGCTGTTTCGAATCTATTGATCCATGGTGTTAAAAACGATTATTTAGTTGAGAAATATAAACCTTTCTGGTTAATCGGTTATTCCATGGTTAACCTCTCCTACCATGACTACGGAGAAGAGTTTCGCTCTAGTGACCTAGAGTACATGGCACAGCTGGCGGCTTGTTTACAAATATGGACAGACAAAAGATTATGGAAACGTTTTAACAAAAATGATGTTGATGTGGTTCGATTTGCTCATCAATGTGGTAGGCACGAGGAGTTTAAGGAACTTAAAGACTTTTTAATGAATGGACGTCAACGCTTCATCCGTAAGCATATGGATTTAAATAAAGGGGAGATGCTTGAAGACGACATAAAAGGAAGTGCTGATGATTTTTATAAGCCATTGTGTGATCATCATCCATTATTCAGTTACGAAGAAATAGATGTGGCagatattttaaaagatatacTGACCTCTGAAGACTGA
- the SOH1 gene encoding mediator complex subunit SOH1 (similar to Saccharomyces cerevisiae SOH1 (YGL127C); ancestral locus Anc_6.116), with product MENANKNQNTNDNGENTEENPLPTRFEVELEFVQSLANIPYVTYLLTQQQQILKDPKFKNYLKYLEYWCEPPYSQCIVYPNCLFVLKLLNGFMENTTVNEDGLLDGLEELPKIIQLQGSQLMNEMVERWAS from the coding sequence ATGGAGAATGCAAACAAGAATCAGAATACTAACGATAATGGTGAAAATACTGAGGAAAATCCATTACCTACAAGATTTGAAGTCGAATTGGAATTTGTTCAATCGTTAGCCAACATACCATACGTTACGTATTTATTAactcaacaacaacaaattttAAAGGATccaaaattcaagaattacttgaaatatttggaatattgGTGCGAGCCACCATATTCTCAATGTATTGTCTACCcaaattgtttatttgtcttaaaattattgaatggGTTTATGGAAAATACAACAGTAAATGAAGATGGTTTATTGGATGGTTTAGAAGAATTACCGAAGATTATTCAATTACAAGGAAGTCAATTGATGAATGAGATGGTAGAAAGATGGGCCAGTTGA
- the SCS3 gene encoding Scs3p (similar to Saccharomyces cerevisiae SCS3 (YGL126W); ancestral locus Anc_6.117): protein MCSKASLFKLLILTICPLTLLIGYIISQYLTRSGIIMVNTVDKDGLINTLFVKKGWFWTTLVGWFCIYRYNNRRPDFQKILWKAFKHYCVLTCWWYAFTQSIFIYPPLMDLIFLMTGGLCNFDVFNIASDGKIELNLEFQDNSTRRMKSLNKIYKILKRTQRDATGDDEKELLLHSLNSIGCALEKSCDKINSTISSISSNRKLNEFINTQMNSIRRINTSAQCRMHGGYWTKGHDPSGHIFLLTLMVMFLSGELSTFAPRAFKVLFQRKKIFHLVEYVTKLFDNGLLWDVAKMRDEERKNWKVILHRAVVLQPIICLRDLSRLLFATVKFIIWDNPVIVLIALIMTWLWSFVITILAFHTVWEQLSGFLFAYLVALAVYL, encoded by the coding sequence ATGTGTTCAAAAGCGTCACTATTCAAACTTTTGATACTGACGATATGCCCGCTAACGTTACTAATAGGGTATATAATCTCTCAATACTTGACTCGATCAGGTATAATAATGGTCAACACAGTTGATAAAGATGGATTAATCAACACATTATTTGTCAAGAAGGGATGGTTTTGGACTACGTTGGTTGGTTGGTTTTGCATATATCGATACAATAATAGACGTCCAGATTTTCAGAAAATTTTATGGAAGGCTTTTAAACATTATTGTGTTTTGACTTGTTGGTGGTATGCTTTTACTCAaagtatatttatatatccACCATTAATGgatttgatatttttaatgaCTGGCGGACTTTGTAATTTTGatgttttcaatattgCTTCTGACGGTAagattgaattgaatttagaATTTCAAGATAATTCAACAAGGAGAATGAAATCGTTGaacaaaatttataaaatattgaaacGAACTCAACGTGATGCGACAGGTGATGATGAGAAGGAGTTATTGTTACATTCACTAAATTCCATCGGATGCGCTTTGGAGAAAAGTTGTGacaaaataaatagtaCTATAAGCTCAATAAGCTCAAATaggaaattgaatgaatttattaacaCCCAGATGAACTCgataagaagaataaaCACATCAGCTCAATGTAGGATGCATGGTGGCTATTGGACAAAGGGCCATGATCCATCTGGTCACATTTTTCTGTTGACTTTGATGGTAATGTTTTTGTCTGGTGAATTATCTACTTTTGCTCCAAGAGCATTCAAGGTattgtttcaaagaaagaaaatatttcatttagTTGAATATGTTACTAAATTGTTTGATAATGGGTTGCTTTGGGATGTGGCAAAAATGAGAGATgaggaaagaaaaaattggaaagtaATACTCCATAGGGCCGTTGTATTACAACCAATTATCTGTCTAAGAGATCTGAGCAGATTGCTATTTGCCACAGtaaaattcattatatgGGATAATCCAGTGATCGTATTAATTGCGTTAATTATGACATGGTTATGGAGCTTTGTAATAACCATATTGGCATTCCATACAGTATGGGAGCAATTATCGGGGTTCCTTTTTGCATATCTGGTTGCTTTAGCAGTATATTTATAG
- the NDAI0I01760 gene encoding aldo/keto reductase yields the protein MTIIKQVQFGNSGLKISPLIIGCMTFGSTKWNSWLMEDKQEVFRLLKYCYDQGLRTFDTADQYSNGQSERILGEFLRFYNIKRETVVIMTKIFFEVDETLDVPQSIKTANDEIKLAVVNQRGLSRKHIIAGVSNSCDRLGTYIDVLQIHRYDPETPMEETMRALNDVINSGEVRYIGASRMLATQFAEYQFIAGKNGWHKFVNWQSQYNLLYREDEREVIPFAKRHNIALTPYSPNAKGILTRPWGSSTERTGKGDPRLKMLMKCDREIVERVRQLADRKNVSMAQISLSWILHKGCYPIIGVNSIPRVQEAVVALQELSLSSEDISFLEEPYTPHKLV from the coding sequence ATGACAATAATTAAACAAGTTCAATTTGGTAACAGTGGTCTTAAGATCTCTCCATTAATCATTGGTTGCATGACATTCGGCTCAACTAAATGGAATTCATGGTTAATGGAGGATAAACAGGAGGTTTTCAGGTTGTTAAAATATTGTTACGATCAAGGGTTAAGAACTTTTGATACCGCAGATCAATACAGTAATGGACAAAGCGAGAGGATCCTTGGTGAATTTTTAAgattttataatataaaaagagAAACCGTTGTCATAATgacaaaaatattttttgaagtaGATGAAACTTTAGATGTTCCTCAGAGTATTAAAACTgctaatgatgaaattaaattagcTGTGGTCAATCAAAGGGGGTTATCAAGAAAACATATTATAGCTGGTGTTTCAAATAGTTGCGATAGATTAGGAACATATATCGATGTATTACAAATACATAGGTATGATCCGGAGACTCCAATGGAGGAAACCATGAGGGCATTGAACGATGTTATAAACTCTGGTGAAGTAAGATATATTGGAGCTTCAAGAATGCTAGCCACTCAATTTGCTGAGTATCAATTCATCGCTGGCAAAAATGGTTGGCATAAATTTGTTAATTGGCAAAGCCAATATAATTTACTGTACAGAGAAGATGAAAGGGAAGTTATTCCATTTGCAAAGAGACATAATATTGCATTGACTCCATACTCTCCAAATGCGAAGGGAATCTTGACTAGACCGTGGGGTTCCTCAACTGAAAGAACTGGAAAAGGTGATCCTCGTCTAAAAATGTTGATGAAATGCGATAGGGAAATAGTTGAAAGAGTGAGACAACTTGCGGATAGAAAAAACGTCAGTATGGCCCAAATTTCACTTTCTTGGATCCTTCATAAGGGGTGTTATCCAATAATTGGTGTAAATAGTATTCCCCGAGTACAGGAAGCGGTGGTTGCCTTACAAGAACTATCTTTATCATCTGAAGATATCTCATTTTTGGAAGAACCTTATACTCCGCATAAGCTTGTGTAA
- the MET13 gene encoding methylenetetrahydrofolate reductase (NAD(P)H) MET13 (similar to Saccharomyces cerevisiae MET13 (YGL125W); ancestral locus Anc_6.122), protein MKVTEKLEASHKSSSKTTFSFEYFVPKTSQGVQNLYDRMDRMYEASLPQFIDITWNAGGGRLSQLSTDLISTAQSVLGLETCMHLTCTNMPIEEIDSALKKAYDSGCQNILALRGDPPINSNKWEACEGGFNYAKDLIKYIRLKYGDYFDIGVAGYPEGHPEEKDIELNFKYLKEKIDAGGNFIITQMFYDVDNFIDWCDKVRAYGIDVPIIPGIMPITTYGAFLRRAQWGEINIPQDFLDKLDPIKDDDELVREMGTELIVGMCQKLIDSGHVKHLHIYTMNLEKAPLMILDKLGLLPTEGEYNGAQEAMLPWRKSLNPKRKNEEVRPIFWQRRPYSYVARTSQWAVDEFPNGRFGDSSSPAFGDLDLFGAPLIRQSSKKSLELWSTPTNLNEIANLVINYLNGSLKCLPWSDTPLNHEVDSIMSNLIALNRKLIITINSQPVLNGIRSNDPIHGWGPKDGYVYQKQYLEFLLPKEKLPVLEKKLAGNEILTYFAANSEGDLQSNHPDGSKANAVTWGIFPGREVLQPTIVEKVSFLAWKEEFYRILEEWKLNFEENDKVASRDFLQSLIDNYVLVNIVDNDFISKEDSIFSLLMSL, encoded by the coding sequence ATGAAAGttactgaaaaattagaagcAAGCCACAAGTCATCTTCAAAGACTACATTTTCCTTTGAATATTTCGTCCCAAAGACCTCTCAAGGTGTCCAAAACCTTTATGATAGAATGGACAGAATGTATGAGGCCTCATTACCTCAATTCATTGATATCACATGGAACGCAGGTGGTGGTAGACTATCTCAATTATCAACAGATTTAATCTCGACGGCGCAATCCGTATTGGGACTGGAAACTTGTATGCATTTAACATGTACAAATATGCCTATTGAGGAAATAGATAGCGCATTAAAGAAAGCCTATGATTCAGGTTGTCAAAATATCCTGGCATTAAGAGGTGATCCTCCaattaattctaataaatgGGAAGCTTGTGAAGGTGGGTTCAATTACGCTAAggatttaattaaatatattagatTGAAATATGGTGATTATTTTGACATCGGTGTCGCAGGTTATCCTGAAGGTCATCCTGAAGAAAAGgatattgaattgaatttcaagtatttgaaagagaaaattgATGCTGGTGGGAATTTTATCATCACTCAAATGTTTTATGATGTCGATAACTTCATCGATTGGTGTGATAAAGTTAGAGCATACGGAATTGATGTACCAATCATTCCAGGTATTATGCCCATTACTACTTATGGTGCCTTCTTAAGAAGAGCTCAATGGGGAGAAATCAACATTCCACAAGATTTCCTTGATAAATTGGATCCAATCaaagatgatgacgaaTTGGTTCGTGAAATGGGGACAGAATTGATCGTAGGTATGTGccaaaaattaattgatagTGGTCATGTTAAACATTTACATATTTATACTATGAATTTAGAGAAGGCACCATTAATGATCCTTGATAAATTAGGTTTATTACCAACCGAAGGTGAATATAATGGGGCACAAGAAGCAATGTTACCATGGAGAAAATCATTGAACCCTAAGCGTAAAAACGAAGAAGTGAGGCCAATCTTTTGGCAAAGAAGACCTTATTCGTATGTGGCAAGGACTTCGCAATGGGCTGTTGACGAATTCCCTAACGGTAGATTTGGTGATTCGTCGTCACCAGCTTTCGGtgatttagatttatttGGCGCTCCATTAATTAGACAATCAAGTAAGAAATCATTAGAATTATGGTCCACTCCGACAAACCTGAATGAAATCGCTAATTTGGTcatcaattatttaaacGGTTCTTTAAAATGCTTACCTTGGAGTGATACCCCATTAAATCATGAAGTTGATTCTATTATGAGTAATTTAATTGCATTAAACAGGAAACTAATCATTACAATTAATTCTCAACCAGTTCTAAACGGCATTAGATCAAATGATCCAATTCATGGTTGGGGACCTAAAGACGGTTACGTTTATCAAAAGcaatatttggaattcCTGTTaccaaaggaaaaattaccTGTCCTGGAAAAGAAACTAGCTGGTAATGAGATATTGACTTATTTTGCTGCCAATTCCGAAGGTGATTTACAATCCAATCATCCAGACGGTTCCAAAGCCAACGCAGTCACATGGGGTATTTTCCCTGGTAGAGAAGTTTTACAACCAACTATAGTCGAAAAAGTTTCATTCTTAGCTtggaaagaagaattttatCGTATTCTAGAAGAATGGAAATTAAATTTCGAAGAGAATGATAAGGTCGCCAGTAGGGACTTCTTACAAAGTTTAATTGACAATTATGTTCTTGTTAATATTGTGGATAATGACTTTATTTCCAAGGAAGATAGCATTTTCTCTCTATTGATGAGTTTGTGA
- the ERV14 gene encoding cornichon family protein (similar to Saccharomyces cerevisiae ERV15 (YBR210W) and ERV14 (YGL054C); ancestral locus Anc_6.102), producing the protein MSAWLFITAVAANCINLFAQVHFTILYADLEADYINPIELCSKINRLITPEALLHTVLSALFLLHGNWFVFLLNLPLLAYNVQKIYNKTQLLDATEIFRTLGKHKKESFLKLAFHLLMFFYYLYRMIMALIVETGNDY; encoded by the coding sequence ATGAGCGCCTGGTTATTTATCACTGCTGTTGCAGCAAACTGTATTAATTTATTCGCACAAGTCCACTTCACCATTCTATATGCTGATTTGGAAGCTGATTATATTAATCCAATCGAACTATGTTCCAAAATTAACAGATTGATTACTCCTGAAGCTTTATTACATACTGTCCTTTCTGCTCTTTTCTTACTTCACGGTAACTGgtttgttttcttattaaaTTTACCATTACTAGCATACAACGTCCAAAAAATCTACAACAAGACCCAATTACTAGATGCCACTGAAATCTTTAGAACTTTAGGTAAACATAAGAAGGAAAgttttttaaaattagcTTTCCATCTCTTAATGTTCTTCTACTACTTATATAGAATGATCATGGCTTTAATTGTCGAAACTGGTAACGactattga
- the EXG1 gene encoding glucan 1,3-beta-glucosidase (similar to Saccharomyces cerevisiae EXG1 (YLR300W) and SPR1 (YOR190W); ancestral locus Anc_6.99), giving the protein MISVSNLLLSALSLTTALVSSQPVPPKDASSVQFVHETNEKRFYDYDNADPIRGVNIGGWLVLEPYITPSLFEAFRTNPNNDDGIPVDEYHFCQQLGKEVAQSRLEAHWHTFYQEEDFANIKSQGFNLVRIPIGYWAFELIDDEDPYVKGSQEQKLDQAIQWAEKYGLKVWVDLHGAVGSQNGFDNSGLRDNIAFLDDENLEVTVKVLNYLLEKYSAEEYLKTVIGVELINEPLGPVLDMDKLKDSYLKPAYDYVRKHLQSDQILIIHDAFQPYHYWDDFLAPGEETWGVTLDHHHYQVFSPGELQRSIDERLQVACEWGTGVLNESHWSVAGEFSAAITDCAKWLNGVGIGARYDGSYQKGNDGSYYIGSCAGTNDINAWSDERKTNTRRYVEAQLDAFEMRGGWIIWCYKTESAIEWDVQKLIFDGLFPQPITDRKFPGQCDQYK; this is encoded by the coding sequence ATGATATCAGTTTCGAATCTACTGTTATCAGCTCTTTCGCTAACGACGGCTTTAGTCAGCTCACAACCAGTTCCTCCAAAGGACGCCTCTTCAGTACAATTTGTTCatgaaacaaatgaaaaaagattTTATGACTACGATAATGCCGATCCAATCCGTGGTGTTAATATCGGTGGTTGGTTAGTCTTGGAACCATACATTACACCTTCTTTATTTGAAGCATTCAGAACGAACCCAAATAACGACGACGGTATCCCAGTTGATGAATATCATTTCTGTCAACAACTAGGTAAAGAAGTTGCTCAATCTCGTCTAGAGGCTCATTGGCATACCTTCTATCAAGAGGAAGATTTCGCCAATATTAAGTCCCAAGGTTTCAATTTGGTTAGAATTCCTATCGGTTACTGGGCTTTCGAATTAATCGACGATGAGGATCCTTACGTTAAAGGTTctcaagaacaaaaattgGACCAAGCTATTCAATGGGCTGAAAAATACGGCTTAAAGGTTTGGGTTGATTTACATGGTGCTGTTGGTTCTCAAAATGGTTTCGATAACTCTGGTTTGAGGGACAATATCGCTTTcttagatgatgaaaactTGGAAGTTACTGTTAAAGTCTTGAACTATTTGCTAGAAAAATACTCTGctgaagaatatttaaagaCTGTCATTGGTGTCGAATTAATTAACGAACCTTTAGGTCCAGTTTTAGATATGGATAAATTAAAGGACAGTTATTTGAAACCAGCTTACGATTATGTTAGAAAACATTTGCAAAGTGACcaaattttaattattCATGATGCTTTCCAACCATACCACTACTGGGATGATTTCTTAGCTCCAGGTGAAGAAACTTGGGGTGTCACATTAGACCACCATCATTACCAAGTTTTCTCTCCAGGTGAATTACAAAGATCTATTGATGAACGTCTTCAAGTTGCATGTGAATGGGGTACCGGTGTTCTTAATGAATCCCATTGGAGTGTTGCTGGTGAATTCTCCGCTGCTATAACTGATTGTGCTAAGTGGTTAAACGGTGTTGGTATTGGTGCTCGTTATGATGGTTCCTACCAAAAGGGTAATGACGGTTCTTACTACATTGGCTCTTGTGCTGGTACAAATGATATCAATGCTTGGTCTGAcgaaagaaaaacaaatacAAGACGTTATGTTGAAGCACAATTGGATGCATTTGAAATGAGAGGTGGCTGGATAATCTGGTGTTACAAGACAGAATCTGCTATTGAATGGGAtgttcaaaaattaatctTCGATGGGTTATTCCCCCAACCAATTACTGACAGAAAGTTTCCTGGTCAATGTGATCAATACAAATAA